A genomic stretch from Falco naumanni isolate bFalNau1 chromosome 4, bFalNau1.pat, whole genome shotgun sequence includes:
- the MAFK gene encoding transcription factor MafK, translating into MTTNPKPNKALKVKEESGENAPVLSDDELVSMSVRELNQHLRGLTKEEVIRLKQRRRTLKNRGYAASCRIKRVTQKEELERQRVELQQEVEKLARENSSMKLELDALRSKYEALQTFARTVARGPITPTKVATTSVITIVKSAEISSSSVPFSAAS; encoded by the exons ATGACGACTAATCCCAAACCGAACAAGGCATTAAAG GTAAAGGAGGAGTCAGGAGAGAATGCCCCCGTGCTGAGTGATGATGAACTCGTGTCAATGTCCGTACGGGAGCTGAACCAGCACCTGAGGGGTCTCACCAAAGAGGAGGTCATCCGTCTGAAGCAGCGGAGGCGCACGCTGAAGAACCGGGGCTACGCTGCCAGCTGCCGCATCAAGCGCGTGACTCAGaaagaggagctggagaggcAGCGGGTTGAGCTGCAGCAAGAGGTGGAGAAGCTGgccagagaaaacagcagcatgaaGCTAGAGCTGGATGCCTTGCGCTCCAAGTACGAAGCACTCCAGACCTTTGCTCGTACTGTGGCGCGAGGGCCTATTACCCCCACCAAAGTTGCCACCACCAGTGTCATCACCATTGTGAAATCAGCCGAAATCTCATCCAGTTCTGTGCCGTTTTCAGCAGCGTCCTAG
- the TMEM184A gene encoding transmembrane protein 184A isoform X1 → MSNVTHVLPSHESPGTQGSSTVDEQASAPSSPALALLTAAHNDSQHDQQLFLTTTAAQVISGIFVWSALIITFHQIYTHLRNYTVPKEQRYIIRILFIVPVYAFDSWLSLLLLGSHQYYVYFDSVRDCYEAFVIYSFLSLCFEYLGGESTIMTEIRGKPIASSCFYGTCCLQGMSYSIGFLRFCKQATLQFCVVKPLMAVITIVLQAFGKYHDGDFNVRSGYLYITIIYNFSVSLALYALFLFYFATMDLLRPFKPVLKFITIKAVIFLSFWQGTLLAILEKCGVIPEVQIIDGKEVGAGTVAAGYQNFIICIEMLFASIALRYAFTCQVYREKKENSAANLAPMQSISSGLKETISPQDIVQDAIHNFSPTYQQYIQQSMQEAEHKAPGENGHVASKTHGPSSRKSKNIEKRVLIPSDEEL, encoded by the exons ATGAGTAATGTCACACATGTCTTGCCCTCTCATGAGTCGCCCGGCACCCAGGGGTCCAGCACAGTGGATGAGCAGGCCTCAGCACCCTCATCCCCAGCCCTTGCCCTGCTCACGGCTGCGCACAACGATTCCCAGCATGACCAGCAGCTTTTTCTGACCACAACGGCGGCACAGGTCATCTCCGGCATCTTTGTGTGGTCAGCACTCATCATCACCTTCCACCAG ATCTACACACACCTGAGGAATTACACTGTCCCCAAGGAGCAGCGCTACATCATCCGCATCCTCTTCATCGTGCCCGTCTATGCCTTTGACTCCTggctcagcctcctcctcctcggaAGCCACCAGTACTACGTCTACTTCGACTCGGTGCGCGACTGCTATGAAG CTTTTGTGATTTACAGCTTCTTGAGCCTGTGCTTTGAGTACCTCGGAGGGGAGAGCACCATCATGACAGAGATCCGAGGGAAGCCCATTGC GTCCAGCTGCTTTTATGGGACCTGCTGCCTTCAGGGTATGTCCTACTCCATCGGGTTCCTGCGCTTCTGCAagcag GCCACGCTGCAGTTCTGCGTCGTGAAACCCCTCATGGCAGTCATCACCATCGTCCTGCAGGCGTTTGGGAAGTACCACGACGGGGACTTCAA TGTCCGAAGCGGCTACCTCTACATCACCATAATCTACAACTTCTCCGTCAGCCTGGCACTTTATGCCCTCTTCCTCTTCTACTTCGCCACCATGGACCTGCTGCGCCCATTTAAACCAGTCCTCAAGTTCATCACCATCAAGGCAGtcatcttcctctccttctgGCAAG GGACACTGCTGGCAATCCTGGAAAAATGTGGGGTGATCCCTGAAGTTCAGATCATTGATGGGAAGGAGGTGGGAGCTGGGACAGTGGCTGCTGGCTACCAGAACTTCATCATCTGCATTGAGATGCTCTTTGCATCCATTGCCCTGCGCTACGCATTCACTTGCCAGGTgtacagagagaagaaagaaaactcagcAG CAAACCTTGCCCCGATGCAGAGCATCTCAAGCGGGCTGAAGGAGACCATAAGCCCCCAGGACATCGTGCAGGATGCGATCCACAACTTCTCGCCCACATACCAGCAGTACATCCAGCAGTCaatgcaggaggcagagcacaAAGCACCAGGGGAGAATGGGCATGTAGCCTCCAAGACACATGGACCgagcagcagaaagagcaaaaacaTTGAGAAGAGAGTGCTGATCCCGTCTGATGAGGAGCTGTAG
- the TMEM184A gene encoding transmembrane protein 184A isoform X2, whose product MSNVTHVLPSHESPGTQGSSTVDEQASAPSSPALALLTAAHNDSQHDQQLFLTTTAAQVISGIFVWSALIITFHQIYTHLRNYTVPKEQRYIIRILFIVPVYAFDSWLSLLLLGSHQYYVYFDSVRDCYEAFVIYSFLSLCFEYLGGESTIMTEIRGKPIASSCFYGTCCLQGMSYSIGFLRFCKQATLQFCVVKPLMAVITIVLQAFGKYHDGDFNVRSGYLYITIIYNFSVSLALYALFLFYFATMDLLRPFKPVLKFITIKAVIFLSFWQGTLLAILEKCGVIPEVQIIDGKEVGAGTVAAGYQNFIICIEMLFASIALRYAFTCQVYREKKENSAGNFSSPLPSFIGD is encoded by the exons ATGAGTAATGTCACACATGTCTTGCCCTCTCATGAGTCGCCCGGCACCCAGGGGTCCAGCACAGTGGATGAGCAGGCCTCAGCACCCTCATCCCCAGCCCTTGCCCTGCTCACGGCTGCGCACAACGATTCCCAGCATGACCAGCAGCTTTTTCTGACCACAACGGCGGCACAGGTCATCTCCGGCATCTTTGTGTGGTCAGCACTCATCATCACCTTCCACCAG ATCTACACACACCTGAGGAATTACACTGTCCCCAAGGAGCAGCGCTACATCATCCGCATCCTCTTCATCGTGCCCGTCTATGCCTTTGACTCCTggctcagcctcctcctcctcggaAGCCACCAGTACTACGTCTACTTCGACTCGGTGCGCGACTGCTATGAAG CTTTTGTGATTTACAGCTTCTTGAGCCTGTGCTTTGAGTACCTCGGAGGGGAGAGCACCATCATGACAGAGATCCGAGGGAAGCCCATTGC GTCCAGCTGCTTTTATGGGACCTGCTGCCTTCAGGGTATGTCCTACTCCATCGGGTTCCTGCGCTTCTGCAagcag GCCACGCTGCAGTTCTGCGTCGTGAAACCCCTCATGGCAGTCATCACCATCGTCCTGCAGGCGTTTGGGAAGTACCACGACGGGGACTTCAA TGTCCGAAGCGGCTACCTCTACATCACCATAATCTACAACTTCTCCGTCAGCCTGGCACTTTATGCCCTCTTCCTCTTCTACTTCGCCACCATGGACCTGCTGCGCCCATTTAAACCAGTCCTCAAGTTCATCACCATCAAGGCAGtcatcttcctctccttctgGCAAG GGACACTGCTGGCAATCCTGGAAAAATGTGGGGTGATCCCTGAAGTTCAGATCATTGATGGGAAGGAGGTGGGAGCTGGGACAGTGGCTGCTGGCTACCAGAACTTCATCATCTGCATTGAGATGCTCTTTGCATCCATTGCCCTGCGCTACGCATTCACTTGCCAGGTgtacagagagaagaaagaaaactcagcAGGTaacttttcctctcctcttccttccttcatcGGTGACTGA